The following proteins are co-located in the Flammeovirga kamogawensis genome:
- a CDS encoding tetratricopeptide repeat protein produces MSVSIIVLLFLFGPSDSLTTVLNDTVIIDQQLEQFYSHYKQRSDSAAYFAKEALRLSNQIKDVSRAGKSAHYLGVYYHGLNINYDSAQKYYLLATDPSRTPYELCMTYTNLGNIYHSMQYEKTAMRNLILAEKYAIQAKSKSKLSNIYTLIGSILLGTKQYDRAISYYNKAYNLALEEDKPKRQSNAINNIGIVYKDKQVFDKAIKYFKQSYLIRQEHGTPKHLLESCINIADSYLGVNKLDSASTYINLAQQLYTKNSIDSWSAELLILKANYNFKIKKYREAEKLYKEGLAVAVERKSLKDQAIVKKGLAEIYTKTNQFRKANIQLSSFLEIDEKADSIKASIEVADILLGFEVGKTEAENKALKLAAEQTDKLLLYQRTLLFISSLSLVLLIILISYLNKSFRKSKILNLELEDSLDIVKHQKAEIEKKNADLSIALEVVNVQKEQLTSTNNKLHESIRYAKGLQSSMLPSKDKLNELLGDHFIFFKPKDQVSGDFYWVYEVDNIKYVVCADCTGHGVPGAFLSVLGVASLEYIINIEGVRKPSEILYKINNRFIALLKDLSNYIQDGMDISVVAYHLDREEIEFSGARAKVYLKQNDNLNLYNTAKKAVGEEKNTSFTDTIVKVKKGDALFLSTDGYKDQFGGKKGKKLMHKNFKILLDEIAEMDTKQQYKVVRNSFNEWKGSYDQVDDVLVIGIKI; encoded by the coding sequence TTGAGTGTTTCAATTATAGTACTTCTCTTTTTATTTGGTCCATCAGATAGTTTAACAACAGTATTAAACGATACAGTTATTATAGATCAGCAGTTGGAACAATTCTACTCTCATTACAAACAAAGAAGCGATAGTGCTGCTTATTTTGCAAAAGAAGCCTTACGTCTTTCTAATCAGATTAAAGATGTAAGTAGAGCGGGAAAGTCTGCTCATTATTTAGGTGTTTATTATCATGGTTTAAATATTAATTATGACAGTGCTCAGAAATATTATCTTCTTGCTACAGATCCCTCTAGAACCCCTTATGAATTATGTATGACATACACTAACCTTGGTAATATTTATCATAGTATGCAGTATGAAAAAACAGCAATGCGTAATTTAATTTTGGCAGAGAAATATGCTATTCAAGCTAAGAGTAAGTCTAAGCTCAGTAATATTTATACCCTAATAGGAAGTATTCTTTTGGGTACAAAGCAATATGATAGAGCAATTAGTTATTACAATAAAGCTTATAATCTCGCTTTAGAAGAAGATAAACCCAAAAGACAATCTAACGCTATTAATAATATTGGTATTGTTTATAAGGATAAGCAAGTATTCGATAAGGCGATTAAATATTTTAAGCAGAGTTATTTAATTAGACAAGAACACGGTACTCCAAAACATTTACTTGAGTCTTGTATAAATATTGCTGATAGTTATTTAGGAGTTAATAAATTAGATTCAGCAAGCACTTACATTAATCTTGCTCAACAATTATATACTAAAAATTCTATTGATAGTTGGTCAGCAGAATTATTGATTTTAAAAGCAAATTATAATTTCAAGATCAAAAAATACAGAGAAGCAGAGAAACTCTATAAGGAAGGATTAGCTGTTGCCGTAGAACGAAAAAGTTTAAAAGATCAGGCAATAGTGAAAAAGGGCTTAGCTGAAATTTATACAAAAACAAATCAGTTTAGAAAAGCCAATATTCAACTATCTAGTTTTTTAGAAATTGATGAGAAAGCAGATAGTATTAAGGCGAGTATTGAAGTGGCAGATATTCTTTTAGGTTTTGAAGTGGGAAAAACAGAAGCAGAAAATAAAGCTTTAAAACTTGCTGCAGAACAAACCGATAAACTGTTACTCTATCAAAGAACATTATTATTTATATCGTCATTGAGTTTAGTTTTATTGATAATTCTTATCAGTTACCTCAATAAATCGTTTAGAAAATCTAAAATTTTAAATTTAGAATTAGAAGATAGTTTAGATATAGTTAAACATCAAAAGGCAGAAATAGAAAAAAAGAATGCCGATTTATCAATAGCATTAGAAGTAGTGAATGTACAGAAAGAACAACTTACTTCTACAAATAATAAATTACACGAAAGTATTCGCTATGCTAAAGGGCTACAATCATCTATGCTGCCTTCTAAAGATAAATTGAATGAACTTTTAGGTGATCATTTTATATTCTTTAAGCCAAAAGACCAAGTGTCAGGAGATTTTTATTGGGTATATGAGGTTGATAATATTAAATATGTGGTTTGTGCAGATTGTACAGGGCACGGTGTACCTGGAGCCTTTTTATCTGTTCTTGGTGTAGCAAGTTTAGAATATATAATTAATATTGAAGGTGTAAGAAAGCCATCTGAAATATTATATAAAATTAATAATAGGTTTATTGCTCTTTTAAAAGACCTCTCAAATTATATTCAAGATGGGATGGATATTTCTGTTGTTGCTTATCATTTAGATAGAGAAGAAATTGAATTTAGTGGAGCAAGAGCAAAAGTATATTTAAAACAAAACGATAATTTAAACCTTTATAATACAGCTAAAAAAGCTGTTGGAGAAGAAAAAAACACCTCTTTTACAGATACCATAGTTAAGGTGAAAAAAGGAGATGCTTTATTTTTATCTACAGATGGGTATAAGGACCAATTTGGAGGTAAAAAAGGTAAAAAATTAATGCATAAGAATTTTAAAATTTTATTAGATGAAATAGCAGAAATGGATACAAAACAACAATATAAAGTTGTTAGAAATTCATTTAATGAGTGGAAAGGTTCTTATGATCAAGTAGATGATGTATTAGTGATAGGTATAAAGATATAA
- the trpA gene encoding tryptophan synthase subunit alpha: MHRIDELFQRKPEEVLNIYFTAGYPKLDDTRTILKSLQDSGADLIEIGIPFSDPVADGPTIQQSNEQALENGMTMQKLFEQLEGFRNEVDVPVVVMGYFNPIMQYGLEKFCKDAQRVGIDGIIVPDLPMIEYQMNLKEMFNAHGIRNTFLISPQTSDERIKEIDDNTEGFIYMVSSASVTGAKTGISSEQVDYFKRIEAMKLKNPRLIGFGISDNKSFKEASSYSNGAIIGSAFVKLIGQSTDLPKDIKGFVSAVRGE, translated from the coding sequence ATGCATAGAATAGACGAATTATTTCAGCGTAAGCCAGAAGAGGTATTAAATATTTATTTTACAGCAGGCTATCCAAAATTAGACGATACAAGAACAATCTTAAAAAGTCTACAAGATAGTGGTGCAGATTTAATAGAAATTGGCATACCTTTCTCGGATCCTGTTGCAGATGGTCCGACTATCCAACAAAGTAATGAGCAAGCATTGGAGAATGGAATGACAATGCAAAAGTTGTTTGAGCAATTAGAAGGGTTTAGAAATGAGGTAGATGTACCAGTTGTTGTTATGGGATATTTTAACCCAATAATGCAATATGGTTTAGAAAAGTTCTGTAAAGATGCTCAGCGCGTAGGGATTGATGGAATTATTGTTCCAGATCTTCCTATGATTGAATATCAAATGAACTTAAAAGAAATGTTTAACGCACATGGCATTAGAAATACATTCTTGATTTCCCCTCAAACTTCTGATGAGCGTATTAAAGAAATTGATGATAATACAGAAGGGTTTATCTACATGGTATCTTCTGCAAGTGTAACAGGTGCCAAAACAGGAATTTCTTCTGAGCAAGTAGACTACTTTAAACGTATTGAAGCTATGAAATTGAAGAACCCAAGATTAATTGGTTTTGGTATTTCAGATAATAAATCTTTTAAAGAAGCCTCTTCTTATTCTAATGGAGCTATTATTGGTTCTGCTTTTGTAAAACTGATTGGGCAGTCTACAGATTTACCAAAAGATATAAAGGGTTTTGTTAGTGCTGTTAGAGGGGAGTAA
- a CDS encoding dihydrolipoamide acetyltransferase family protein — MAQVEMVLPAMGEGIMEATVLEWLKEEGDSITLDESVVEVATDKVDTEVPATVEGIIKKILVTKDDVVQIGAAIAIVEIAGDDATEAEPTVTTTNNTVENAAVPTNNTDNTNGISAKSGNRFYSPLVRNIAKKEGISQEVLDGIPGTGKEGRVTKKDMLDFLENGVTTPVQTTTSVQKPPAPSVSSAPKVSTPPPAVSLDNGDEVIEMDRVRKMIADRMIQSKQTAPHVTSCVEADMTNVVLWRTKSKEAFKKQEGANLTFMPIIISAIAKAIKEYPMINVQVDGSNIIVKKDINIGMAVAMPNGNLIVPVIRNADRLSLSGLALKIQDLSIRARENKLKPEELSGGTYTVSNIGSFGNTIGTPIIMQPQVAIMAIGTIRKKPAVIETPQGDVIGIRQFAYFSHSYDHRVVDGALGGMFVRKVADILEQWDLDLSI; from the coding sequence ATGGCACAAGTAGAAATGGTTCTTCCAGCAATGGGAGAAGGTATTATGGAAGCTACGGTTTTAGAATGGCTTAAAGAAGAAGGTGATTCTATTACGTTAGATGAATCGGTTGTTGAAGTAGCAACGGATAAAGTAGATACTGAAGTACCTGCTACTGTAGAAGGAATAATAAAAAAAATATTAGTTACTAAAGACGATGTTGTGCAGATTGGAGCTGCCATTGCAATTGTTGAAATTGCAGGCGATGATGCTACTGAAGCTGAACCAACAGTAACTACTACAAATAATACAGTAGAAAATGCTGCTGTACCTACAAATAATACAGATAATACAAACGGAATTAGTGCGAAAAGTGGAAATAGATTCTACTCTCCTCTAGTTAGAAATATTGCTAAAAAAGAAGGCATTTCGCAAGAAGTGTTAGATGGTATACCTGGTACAGGCAAAGAAGGACGTGTAACGAAAAAGGATATGTTAGATTTCCTTGAAAATGGCGTTACTACCCCTGTTCAGACAACAACCTCAGTTCAGAAACCTCCTGCTCCTTCTGTTTCTTCGGCTCCTAAAGTAAGTACTCCTCCTCCTGCTGTATCATTAGATAATGGTGATGAGGTTATTGAAATGGATCGTGTACGTAAGATGATTGCAGACAGAATGATCCAATCAAAACAGACAGCACCTCATGTTACTTCTTGTGTAGAAGCTGATATGACAAATGTTGTTTTATGGAGAACAAAGTCTAAAGAAGCATTTAAAAAACAAGAAGGTGCAAATCTTACTTTTATGCCTATCATTATCTCTGCAATTGCCAAAGCAATTAAAGAATACCCAATGATAAACGTACAAGTAGATGGTTCTAATATTATTGTTAAGAAAGATATTAATATTGGTATGGCTGTAGCTATGCCAAATGGTAATTTAATTGTTCCTGTAATTAGAAACGCAGACCGCTTAAGTTTAAGTGGCTTAGCCTTAAAAATTCAGGATCTATCTATAAGAGCTAGAGAAAATAAATTGAAGCCAGAAGAATTGTCTGGTGGAACATATACAGTTTCCAATATTGGTTCTTTTGGTAATACTATTGGTACTCCTATTATTATGCAACCACAAGTGGCTATTATGGCAATTGGTACTATACGTAAAAAACCTGCTGTAATAGAAACGCCACAGGGAGATGTAATTGGTATCAGACAGTTTGCTTACTTCTCTCATTCTTACGACCACAGAGTTGTTGATGGGGCTTTAGGTGGCATGTTTGTTAGAAAAGTAGCTGATATACTTGAACAATGGGATTTAGATTTATCTATCTAA